From a single Vitis vinifera cultivar Pinot Noir 40024 chromosome 18, ASM3070453v1 genomic region:
- the LOC100242657 gene encoding uncharacterized protein LOC100242657 isoform X1, giving the protein MGSRKTQRSKGCRKALAPSHSPPPPPTPTLEALIIQIDAPQVLKLPRLKSLYYLLTHLSVNIPICCSSDDAASNYWSMNGFKITFTTIHNLCSTMFNELCKRFKDLSDVFARRDLGESSLHSDMWGTVKELTLLLRCCIVSLNLLGSDQSLLFQKCRVLLTILSRFCSQGLSEGSEKNAFSFKKSVSCGHTCSEGGYATSICEDFVASFHFIEPSDPFLPVSCSLLEVFADELLVHKPLREYFMLIDSVSSASEMLFMCHSSPGHIGSVLEVLSSHFLLSVCDEQACEIFLNRLFWLHQKDFRVPELSLTAAISLLQNPIMLSAPKIFQAHIVSLVSEATIIDLDPENTRPNVGLMNCYLSLFETSVIFYNRHISSLQIDGHPIGFKDSFIKSSTSDGGFQLSFESYIPSVMRNKMNGLITQLENSWNSYLSNRFSRTKLDLVTSAVTFVKENQYILDKSCRDDIVLILSHMIPEALSGDDSDTELHKEGDASLQDTYLLASILKLISSSMLQAIWCISHSGNPGCLKTFKDLSSCKEYEYILGIIANFGRYNIHLPISKFLSHVMDHSTRHKDSKMMLLHFSGMLSISLAIGVDFVVKGCTLAMMIILNLFIFEEGNLDALRPLLVSKVESFSSGISSGNIQRVLVEQNSSQMVASKFQKVQTLYLSTDLLPSSCSGNKDGQEEMSGNANASILNNMDCVVGIEEKTEETCNGKIFLNCLLEGSKEPSDLDDLAGFIECKEGKDYSNWLRDRKRYRKWKCAKMAVLRWEKKKTIWKFVKGRKS; this is encoded by the exons ATGGGTTCCAGAAAAACGCAGCGTTCCAAGGGTTGCAGGAAAGCCCTAGCTCCCTCAcactctcctcctcctcctcctacTCCCACTCTCGAAGCCCTAATCATTCAAATTGATGCTCCACAG GTTCTAAAGCTTCCACGCTTGAAAAGCTTGTATTACCTTCTCACTCATTTATCTGTAAACATACCAATATGTTGTTCTAGTGATGATGCTGCTTCAAATTACTGGAGCATGAATGGGTTTAAAATCACCTTTACAACTATACATAATCTCTGCAGTACTATGTTCAATGAACTATGTAAAAGGTTTAAAGATTTGAGTGATGTTTTTGCACGCCGGGATCTTGGAGAATCTAGTTTGCATTCAGATATGTGGGGCACTGTCAAAGAATTGACTCTGCTTTTAAGATGTTGTATAGTCAGCTTGAACTTGCTTGGATCTGACCAAAGCCTTCTCTTTCAAAAATGTCGAGTTCTTCTTACGATCCTTAGCAGATTTTGTTCTCAAGGCTTAAGTGAAGGGAGCGAGAAAAATGCCTTCAGCTTCAAGAAATCGGTTTCTTGTGGACACACATGTAGTGAGGGTGGTTATGCCACCTCCATTTGTGAAGACTTTGTTGCTTCCTTCCATTTCATAGAACCGTCTGATCCATTTCTTCCAGTTTCATGTTCACTGCTTGAG GTATTTGCTGATGAGCTTTTGGTGCATAAACCATTGAGGGAGTACTTTATGCTAATTGATTCAGTTTCCTCTGCAAGTGAAATGTTATTTATGTGTCACTCTAGTCCTGGTCATATTGGAAGTGTGCTGGAGGTGCTCTCTTCTCATTTTCTCCTATCAGTTTGTGATGAGCAAGCCTGTGAAATTTTCCTCAATAGATTATTTTGGCTGCATCAGAAGGATTTCAGAGTTCCTGAACTGAGCCTGACTGCAGCCATATCATTGCTTCAGAACCCCATCATGCTTTCTGCACCAAAAATTTTCCAGGCACATATAGTTTCGTTGGTTTCTGAAGCCACTATTATTGACTTGGATCCTGAGAATACGAGACCAAATGTTGGACTTATGAATTGCTACCTATCATTGTTTGAAACATCTGTAATCTTTTACAATAGACACATATCTAGTTTGCAAATAGATGGCCATCCTATAGGTTTTAAAGATTCTTTTATCAAATCGTCAACCTCTGATGGAGGCTTTCAGCTATCTTTTGAATCTTATATACCGTCAGTCatgagaaataaaatgaatggtCTAATTACACAGTTAGAGAATTCATGGAATTCGTATTTGAGCAATAGGTTTTCGAGAACAAAACTTGATTTGGTCACTTCTGCTGTCACATTTGTAAAGGAGAACCAATATATTCTGGATAAATCATGCAGAGATGACATTGTGTTAATCTTAAGTCACATGATACCTGAAGCTCTTTCTGGTGATGATAGTGATACTGAATTACATAAGGAGGGAGATGCAAGTTTGCAAGATACTTATCTTCTTGCTTCCATTTTGAAGTTAATAAGTAGCTCAATGTTGCAAGCTATTTGGTGTATCAGCCATAGTGGGAATCCTGGTTGTCTGAAAACCTTCAAAGACTTATCTTCatgtaaggaatatgaatatATATTGGGCATCATTGCCAATTTTGGACGGTATAATATCCATCTTCCAATCTCGAAGTTCTTAAGCCATGTGATGGACCACTCAACAAGACATAAGGATTCCAAGATGATGCTCTTGCATTTTTCAGGCATGCTATCAATAAGTTTAGCTATTGGAGTTGATTTCGTGGTTAAAGGTTGCACACTAGCAATGATGATAATTCtgaatctatttatttttgaagaaggCAATTTAGATGCATTGAGACCATTACTTGTTTCCAAGGTGGAATCCTTTTCATCTGGAATATCATCTGGTAACATCCAACGG GTCCTGGTGGAACAGAATTCTAGCCAAATGGTTGCATCAAAATTTCAGAAGGTTCAAACATTGTACTTGAG tACGGATTTGCTACCAAGCAGTTGTTCAGGAAACAAAGATGGTCAAGAAGAAATGTCAGGAAATGCAAATGCGTCAATCTTGAATAATATGGATTGTGTCGTCGGCATAgaagagaaaacagaggaaaccTGCAATGGCAAGATTTTTCTCAATTGCTTACTTGAAGGCTCCAAAGAGCCATCCGATTTGGATGATTTAGCTGGTTTCATAGAGTGCAAGGAGGGTAAGGATTATTCTAACTGGCTGAGAGATCGGAAAAGATACAGAAAATGGAAATGTGCGAAAATGGCAGTTCTAAGGTGGGAGAAAAAGAAGACCATTTGGAAATTTGTGAAAGGaaggaaaagttag
- the LOC100242657 gene encoding uncharacterized protein LOC100242657 isoform X2: protein MGSRKTQRSKGCRKALAPSHSPPPPPTPTLEALIIQIDAPQVLKLPRLKSLYYLLTHLSVNIPICCSSDDAASNYWSMNGFKITFTTIHNLCSTMFNELCKRFKDLSDVFARRDLGESSLHSDMWGTVKELTLLLRCCIVSLNLLGSDQSLLFQKCRVLLTILSRFCSQGLSEGSEKNAFSFKKSVSCGHTCSEGGYATSICEDFVASFHFIEPSDPFLPVSCSLLEVFADELLVHKPLREYFMLIDSVSSASEMLFMCHSSPGHIGSVLEVLSSHFLLSVCDEQACEIFLNRLFWLHQKDFRVPELSLTAAISLLQNPIMLSAPKIFQAHIVSLVSEATIIDLDPENTRPNVGLMNCYLSLFETSVIFYNRHISSLQIDGHPIGFKDSFIKSSTSDGGFQLSFESYIPSVMRNKMNGLITQLENSWNSYLSNRFSRTKLDLVTSAVTFVKENQYILDKSCRDDIVLILSHMIPEALSGDDSDTELHKEGDASLQDTYLLASILKLISSSMLQAIWCISHSGNPGCLKTFKDLSSCKEYEYILGIIANFGRYNIHLPISKFLSHVMDHSTRHKDSKMMLLHFSGMLSISLAIGVDFVVKGCTLAMMIILNLFIFEEGNLDALRPLLVSKVESFSSGISSGPGGTEF from the exons ATGGGTTCCAGAAAAACGCAGCGTTCCAAGGGTTGCAGGAAAGCCCTAGCTCCCTCAcactctcctcctcctcctcctacTCCCACTCTCGAAGCCCTAATCATTCAAATTGATGCTCCACAG GTTCTAAAGCTTCCACGCTTGAAAAGCTTGTATTACCTTCTCACTCATTTATCTGTAAACATACCAATATGTTGTTCTAGTGATGATGCTGCTTCAAATTACTGGAGCATGAATGGGTTTAAAATCACCTTTACAACTATACATAATCTCTGCAGTACTATGTTCAATGAACTATGTAAAAGGTTTAAAGATTTGAGTGATGTTTTTGCACGCCGGGATCTTGGAGAATCTAGTTTGCATTCAGATATGTGGGGCACTGTCAAAGAATTGACTCTGCTTTTAAGATGTTGTATAGTCAGCTTGAACTTGCTTGGATCTGACCAAAGCCTTCTCTTTCAAAAATGTCGAGTTCTTCTTACGATCCTTAGCAGATTTTGTTCTCAAGGCTTAAGTGAAGGGAGCGAGAAAAATGCCTTCAGCTTCAAGAAATCGGTTTCTTGTGGACACACATGTAGTGAGGGTGGTTATGCCACCTCCATTTGTGAAGACTTTGTTGCTTCCTTCCATTTCATAGAACCGTCTGATCCATTTCTTCCAGTTTCATGTTCACTGCTTGAG GTATTTGCTGATGAGCTTTTGGTGCATAAACCATTGAGGGAGTACTTTATGCTAATTGATTCAGTTTCCTCTGCAAGTGAAATGTTATTTATGTGTCACTCTAGTCCTGGTCATATTGGAAGTGTGCTGGAGGTGCTCTCTTCTCATTTTCTCCTATCAGTTTGTGATGAGCAAGCCTGTGAAATTTTCCTCAATAGATTATTTTGGCTGCATCAGAAGGATTTCAGAGTTCCTGAACTGAGCCTGACTGCAGCCATATCATTGCTTCAGAACCCCATCATGCTTTCTGCACCAAAAATTTTCCAGGCACATATAGTTTCGTTGGTTTCTGAAGCCACTATTATTGACTTGGATCCTGAGAATACGAGACCAAATGTTGGACTTATGAATTGCTACCTATCATTGTTTGAAACATCTGTAATCTTTTACAATAGACACATATCTAGTTTGCAAATAGATGGCCATCCTATAGGTTTTAAAGATTCTTTTATCAAATCGTCAACCTCTGATGGAGGCTTTCAGCTATCTTTTGAATCTTATATACCGTCAGTCatgagaaataaaatgaatggtCTAATTACACAGTTAGAGAATTCATGGAATTCGTATTTGAGCAATAGGTTTTCGAGAACAAAACTTGATTTGGTCACTTCTGCTGTCACATTTGTAAAGGAGAACCAATATATTCTGGATAAATCATGCAGAGATGACATTGTGTTAATCTTAAGTCACATGATACCTGAAGCTCTTTCTGGTGATGATAGTGATACTGAATTACATAAGGAGGGAGATGCAAGTTTGCAAGATACTTATCTTCTTGCTTCCATTTTGAAGTTAATAAGTAGCTCAATGTTGCAAGCTATTTGGTGTATCAGCCATAGTGGGAATCCTGGTTGTCTGAAAACCTTCAAAGACTTATCTTCatgtaaggaatatgaatatATATTGGGCATCATTGCCAATTTTGGACGGTATAATATCCATCTTCCAATCTCGAAGTTCTTAAGCCATGTGATGGACCACTCAACAAGACATAAGGATTCCAAGATGATGCTCTTGCATTTTTCAGGCATGCTATCAATAAGTTTAGCTATTGGAGTTGATTTCGTGGTTAAAGGTTGCACACTAGCAATGATGATAATTCtgaatctatttatttttgaagaaggCAATTTAGATGCATTGAGACCATTACTTGTTTCCAAGGTGGAATCCTTTTCATCTGGAATATCATCTG GTCCTGGTGGAACAGAATTCTAG
- the LOC100233118 gene encoding uncharacterized protein LOC100233118 has product MQKLFRRTASSGPILFTSGKPPLSLHSLPLPPRQLAMPATATAFHGGGLSNLASSWSTRKSISVAAAFGGGNCRICRCSIEGGAGVRLAWGRTRGAWFRAGSEDGFTVKTVEKGSGGCSVEDEEDGEKGSDEKPLRLQRRQRGSSSLNSGAVAANVDLLTIPGVGPRNLRKLVDKGIGGVAELKQLYKDKFFGESSQKMVEFLRSSVGIIHRNHAESITTFIKESVDEELKDNSDSDAKPTQKKRLTFCVEGNISVGKTTFLQRIANETLELRDLVEIVPEPINKWQDVGPDHFNILDAFYAEPQRYAYTFQNYVFVTRVMQERESSGGVKPLRLMERSVFSDRMVFVRAVHEANWMNEMEISIYDSWFDPVVSCLPGLIPDGFIYLRATPDTCHKRMKLRKRNEEGGVSLEYLRDLHEKHESWLFPFQSGNHGVLSVNQLPFGIDSSLHPDIRDRVFYLEGDHMHSSIQKVPALVLDCEPNIDFSKDIEAKQQYARQVAEFFEFVKKKKEVPSLKASEEAAAKSSQAHVLLPHKGGLWVPDGKHFPESALKSLDFRRAMSFLSG; this is encoded by the exons ATGCAGAAGCTGTTCCGCCGAACCGCTTCTTCTGGTCCTATTCTTTTCACTTCTGGTAAGCCCCCACTGTCCCTGCACTCTTTACCACTTCCGCCCCGGCAACTCGCAATGCCGGCCACTGCTACCGCGTTTCACGGCGGCGGCCTCTCCAACCTCGCCTCCTCTTGGTCCACGAGAAAATCGATTTCCGTTGCCGCCGCTTTCGGAGGGGGAAACTGCCGCATCTGCCGGTGCTCGATTGAAGGAGGCGCCGGCGTCAGACTAGCCTGGGGCCGGACTCGGGGGGCGTGGTTCCGTGCGGGTTCGGAGGATGGGTTTACGGTAAAGACTGTGGAGAAGGGTTCGGGTGGTTGCAGCGTTGAAGATGAGGAAGATGGGGAGAAGGGTTCGGACGAGAAGCCGTTGAGATTGCAGAGGAGGCAGAGGGGTTCATCGTCGTTAAACAGTGGGGCTGTGGCTGCAAATGTTGATCTCTTGACGATTCCTGGCGTTGGTCCTAGGAATTTGAGGAAGCTTGTGGACAAAGGTATTGGTGGAGTTGCTGAGCTCAAACAACTCTATAAAGATAAG TTTTTTGGGGAATCCAGTCAGAAGATGGTGGAGTTTTTGCGGAGTTCTGTAGGAATCATTCACAGAAATCATGCTGAGAGTATAACTACTTTCATCAAAGAAAGTGTTGATGAAGAATTAAAGGACAATTCCGACTCTGATGCAAAGCCTACCCAGAAGAAACGACTCACCTTCTGTGTTGAAGGAAATATCAGTGTTGGGAAGACGACTTTCCTTCAAAGAATAGCTAATGAAACACTTGAGCTACGTGATCTTGTTGAGATTGTTCCTGAACCTATTAACAAGTGGCAGGATGTTGGACCTGATCACTTTAATATATTGGATGCATTTTATGCTGAGCCACAACGGTATGCCTATACCTTTCAGAATTACGTGTTTGTTACCAGAGTTATGCAGGAGAGAGAGTCATCTGGTGGAGTTAAGCCTCTGAGGTTGATGGAGAGGAGTGTTTTCAGTGACAGGATG GTATTTGTACGAGCTGTTCATGAAGCAAACTGGATGAATGAGATGGAGATCAGCATTTATGACTCATGGTTTGATCCCGTAGTTTCATGCTTGCCTGGGCTGATTCCTGATGGCTTCATCTATCTTAGAGCAACCCCTGATACCTGCCACAAGAGGATGAAGCTACGCAAGAGAAATGAGGAAGGGGGAGTCTCCCTAGAGTATCTACGTGATTTGCATGAAAAGCATGAGAGCTGGCTTTTCCCATTCCAAAGTGGAAATCACGGGGTATTGTCTGTCAATCAGCTACCTTTTGGCATCGATAGCTCTTTACATCCTGATATAAGAGATCGCGTGTTCTATTTGGAGGGTGATCATATGCATTCAAGTATTCAAAAG GTTCCTGCTTTGGTCCTTGACTGTGAGCCAAACATTGATTTCAGCAAAGACATTGAAGCAAAGCAACA GTATGCTCGCCAAGTTGCagaattttttgaatttgtgaagaaaaagaaagaagtgcCATCTCTGAAAGCCAGTGAAGAGGCAGCAGCAAAGAGTAGCCAAGCGCATGTATTGCTACCCCACAAAGGTGGACTGTGGGTACCAGATGGGAAGCATTTTCCAGAATCAGCCCTCAAATCTTTGGATTTCAGACGAGCCATGTCATTTCTTTCTGGTTAG
- the LOC100259749 gene encoding transcription factor MYB8, with protein sequence MGRKPCCDKAHTNRGAWTKEEDDRLIEYIRMNGHGSWRSLPKAAGLLRCGKSCRLRWINYLRPDVKRGNFTIDEDELIIKLHKLLGNKWSLIAGRLPGRTDNEIKNHWNTHIRRRLLRGGIDPKTHQPTKPTTTEEGNCSSALTAATIDGAEKPPQPPPEQQPNQFPDGEEEHVNLELTLALFPTPSESTAESKLRRTTAPDGPDEDAGACVGCCQLSNEDSHQCQKCYNQDFNLTL encoded by the exons ATGGGTAGAAAGCCTTGCTGCGACAAAGCCCACACCAACCGAGGTGCTTGGACCAAAGAAGAAGACGACCGCCTCATCGAATACATCCGTATGAATGGCCATGGATCCTGGCGATCTCTTCCCAAAGCCGCTG GATTGCTCCGATGCGGCAAGAGTTGTCGGCTTCGGTGGATAAACTACCTTCGGCCTGATGTCAAGCGCGGAAACTTCACCATAGATGAAGACGAACTCATCATCAAACTTCACAAATTGCTAGGAAACAA GTGGTCGCTGATCGCGGGGCGATTGCCCGGAAGAACAGACAACGAGATCAAGAACCACTGGAACACTCACATCAGACGGAGGCTCCTCAGGGGCGGAATCGATCCAAAGACTCATCAGCCAACCAAACCAACCACCACCGAAGAAGGCAATTGCAGCAGCGCTTTGACCGCCGCCACAATCGACGGCGCTGAGAAGCCACCACAGCCGCCACCAGAGCAGCAACCAAATCAATTCCCGGACGGAGAGGAAGAGCACGTCAACCTCGAGCTCACCCTCGCGCTTTTTCCGACTCCATCGGAGTCTACTGCGGAATCGAAGCTACGGCGGACTACTGCGCCAGATGGTCCCGATGAGGATGCAGGTGCTTGCGTGGGTTGCTGCCAGCTGAGCAATGAAGATTCCCATCAATGCCAAAAATGCTATAATCAAGACTTTAATTTGACTTTGTAA